One region of Flavobacterium sp. KACC 22763 genomic DNA includes:
- a CDS encoding CHRD domain-containing protein translates to MKSLFRLLAILLLLLIGTSCSNGYDDNYTPPVIVTFTANLTPVAGATSSASGSATLKLNQTAKTFDLKVNFSGLVPIHGHIHAADGTIVIPFPDANVSTSPISVSGSITDAQITELMANHYYVNLHTTAYPNGEISGTLTKTDTSGGGGGGGGGGY, encoded by the coding sequence ATGAAATCTTTATTCCGTCTTTTGGCAATCCTACTATTGCTTTTAATTGGAACTTCTTGTTCTAATGGGTATGACGACAATTACACACCACCTGTAATTGTGACATTTACTGCTAATTTGACCCCAGTTGCAGGTGCGACTTCTTCAGCTTCAGGTAGTGCTACTTTAAAATTAAATCAAACTGCAAAAACATTTGATCTTAAAGTAAATTTTTCAGGATTAGTACCAATACATGGACATATACATGCAGCAGACGGTACAATTGTTATTCCGTTTCCTGATGCCAATGTCTCTACCTCTCCAATATCTGTATCTGGTTCTATAACTGATGCGCAAATTACGGAGCTGATGGCTAATCATTATTACGTTAATTTACACACTACTGCTTATCCTAATGGAGAAATCAGCGGTACTCTGACAAAAACTGACACTTCTGGAGGCGGAGGCGGAGGCGGTGGTGGTGGATACTAA
- the rlmH gene encoding 23S rRNA (pseudouridine(1915)-N(3))-methyltransferase RlmH, translating into MNIKLIAIGKTDNKSLQTLIDDYTKRLSFYIKFELEIIPDIKNVKNLSESQQKEKEGELILSKLSATDQLILLDENGKTFSSVGFSEELQKKMNSGVKTLVFVIGGPYGFSETVYKKAQGKVSLSLMTFSHQMVRLFFIEQLYRGFTILRNEPYHHQ; encoded by the coding sequence ATGAACATCAAACTTATCGCAATAGGCAAAACAGATAATAAATCGCTTCAAACTCTGATTGACGATTATACCAAACGTTTGTCTTTTTACATCAAATTTGAATTGGAAATTATTCCAGACATCAAAAACGTAAAAAACTTATCTGAAAGTCAGCAAAAAGAAAAAGAAGGCGAATTGATCCTGTCAAAACTTTCTGCCACCGATCAATTGATTTTATTGGATGAAAACGGAAAAACTTTCTCGAGCGTTGGTTTTTCTGAAGAATTGCAAAAGAAAATGAATTCTGGTGTAAAAACACTCGTTTTTGTTATTGGCGGTCCTTATGGCTTTTCTGAAACGGTTTATAAAAAGGCGCAAGGAAAAGTTTCGCTTTCGCTAATGACATTTTCGCATCAAATGGTTCGTTTGTTTTTTATTGAACAATTGTATCGCGGATTTACTATTTTACGAAATGAACCTTATCATCATCAATAA
- a CDS encoding antibiotic biosynthesis monooxygenase family protein codes for MILEAAFLYVKPELANSFEADFAKASQYISSIDGYLGYRLEKCLEVENKYLLLVDWNTLEDHTVGFRTSNAYLEWKKILHHYYEPFPIVEHFETVFENKKQ; via the coding sequence ATGATTCTAGAAGCCGCATTTCTATATGTAAAACCAGAATTAGCTAATTCATTTGAGGCTGATTTTGCAAAAGCAAGTCAATACATTTCATCAATCGATGGCTATTTAGGGTATCGATTAGAAAAATGTCTTGAAGTAGAAAATAAATATCTTTTATTAGTTGACTGGAATACGCTTGAAGATCATACAGTAGGCTTCAGAACTTCTAACGCATATTTGGAATGGAAAAAGATTTTACATCATTATTACGAACCCTTTCCGATTGTAGAACATTTCGAAACGGTTTTTGAGAATAAAAAACAATAA
- a CDS encoding adenosine deaminase, with the protein MTRIITLSCIFIAQIGFSQSAESYLEKIRNNEALLTAFFQQMPKGGDLHHHFSGSVYAEPLLERAIAEDFYLNLETMAVSKTKPASGNWENFSSLKNKGKLEYYEQQIMQTWSVKDYNGSVPSDDQFFDSFMKFEPTIQGHFAEGMLELKKRAIAENVTYIETQLSTIPCDMNVSDLADFNTKLRQAAEQRDEKTVLKLLDELNKSLQQKEAKKYAIDFNNNFIAKLHKDLKMDDEKFTMRYQNFVLRFMEPVDLFKNLVIAFISSSENKLTAGVNIVSPEHGENSMKDYWLHMVMFKYCHSKFPDVKYTLHAGELTLGLVQPEELTWHINDAIYVAGANRIGHGVDIAYEANSYDLLKYMSKNNIPIEINLVSNEFILKVKENRHPFTLYKEFNVPIVISTDDAGILRSSMTEQYVLLAKRYPDVNYETIKKYVYNSINYSFIQDASVKKQLIKDLDNRFKTFEAKFSKN; encoded by the coding sequence ATGACAAGGATAATTACGCTTTCCTGTATTTTTATAGCACAAATCGGCTTTTCTCAATCGGCTGAGAGTTATTTAGAAAAAATCAGAAATAATGAAGCTCTCTTAACAGCTTTCTTTCAACAAATGCCTAAAGGAGGCGATTTACACCACCATTTTTCAGGATCAGTTTATGCAGAACCTCTTTTAGAAAGAGCTATTGCAGAAGACTTTTATTTGAATCTGGAAACAATGGCGGTTTCAAAAACCAAACCTGCAAGCGGAAACTGGGAAAACTTTTCATCTCTTAAAAACAAAGGAAAATTAGAGTATTACGAACAGCAAATTATGCAGACTTGGTCGGTAAAAGATTATAATGGTTCTGTTCCGTCTGACGATCAGTTCTTTGATTCTTTTATGAAATTTGAGCCTACCATTCAAGGTCATTTTGCAGAAGGAATGCTTGAGTTGAAAAAGCGTGCTATTGCCGAAAATGTAACGTATATCGAAACACAATTATCAACAATTCCGTGCGATATGAATGTTTCTGATTTAGCTGATTTCAACACAAAACTTCGTCAGGCTGCAGAACAGAGAGACGAAAAAACAGTTCTAAAACTTTTGGACGAATTGAATAAATCACTTCAACAAAAAGAGGCTAAAAAATATGCTATCGATTTCAATAATAATTTCATAGCAAAACTGCACAAAGATTTAAAAATGGATGACGAAAAATTTACTATGCGTTATCAAAACTTTGTGCTTCGTTTTATGGAACCGGTAGATTTATTCAAAAATCTGGTTATTGCTTTTATTTCGTCAAGCGAAAATAAATTGACTGCAGGTGTAAATATCGTTTCTCCAGAACATGGTGAAAATTCTATGAAGGATTACTGGCTACACATGGTAATGTTTAAATACTGCCACTCTAAATTTCCAGATGTAAAATATACGCTTCACGCAGGCGAATTAACTTTAGGTTTGGTTCAGCCAGAAGAATTGACTTGGCATATTAATGATGCCATTTATGTTGCAGGTGCCAACAGAATTGGTCACGGAGTGGATATTGCTTATGAGGCTAATTCGTACGATTTATTGAAATATATGTCAAAAAACAATATTCCGATTGAAATCAATTTAGTGAGTAACGAATTCATTTTAAAAGTAAAAGAAAATAGACATCCTTTTACGCTTTACAAAGAATTTAATGTGCCAATTGTAATAAGTACAGATGATGCAGGGATTTTAAGAAGCAGCATGACAGAACAATATGTTTTATTGGCAAAAAGATATCCTGATGTAAATTATGAAACAATCAAAAAATACGTTTACAATAGTATCAATTACAGTTTTATTCAAGACGCATCGGTAAAAAAACAATTAATCAAAGATTTAGATAATCGTTTTAAAACTTTTGAAGCGAAATTTTCTAAAAACTAA